In one window of Hyla sarda isolate aHylSar1 chromosome 1, aHylSar1.hap1, whole genome shotgun sequence DNA:
- the LOC130297946 gene encoding gastrula zinc finger protein XlCGF26.1-like, giving the protein MNNINAPETDVSGDEQYKKDIPTGKDLIYINATGIKEEEETDVSGDEEYKEDILTGNRPDDYTRRSEENLISSDYKADDDITQDTYEEHSIIPDTPSALHSQNLSSHPVIQVQPKDSSQSVKQNKEKRFSCPECGKCFTLKYSLVRHKTTHTGEKLFSCPECDKCFTQKSHLVIHQRIHTGEKPFLCPECGKCFTFKYSLIRHKKTHTGEKLFSCAECGKCFTHKSHLVIHQRIHTGEKPFSCPECGKCFPEKSSLVSHQRIHTGEKPFSCSECGKCFTHKHSLVIHQRNHRGEKPFLCPECEKCYTNKSQLVKHQKIHTGEKCEKCGKCFTRKSILVEHQRTHKVKKPFSCSECGKCFTLKSILVQHQRTHTGEKPFSCSECGRCFTHESHLVKHKKAHTRKTPFSCSECEKYFISKSYLVIHQRSHTGEKPFSCSECGKCFTEKSILVKHQRTHTGEKPFSCSECGKYFTQKSILIRHLRIHTGEKPFSCSECGKLFTQKPHLVKHQMTHTGKKPFSCSECGKCFTEKSPLIKHLKIHTGEKTIESNK; this is encoded by the exons atgaacaatattaatgctccagagacagatgtgagcggtgatgagcagtataagaaggacattcctacagggaaagatctgatctatattaatgctacaggcataaaggaagaagaagagacagatgtgagcggtgatgaggagtataaggaggacattcttaCAGGCaaccgcccag atgactataccaggagatcagaggagaatcttatatcttcagattataaagcagatgatgatatcacacaagatacatatgaagaacattccattatcccagatacaccctcagcccttcacagccaaaatctgtcatctcatcctgttATACAAGTCCAACCTAAAGATTCCTCTCAGTCTGTTAAACAAAATAAGGAAAAgcgattttcatgtccagaatgtgggaaatgttttactttgaaATACTCTCTTGTTAGACATAAaacaactcacacaggagagaaactattttcatgtccagaatgtgacaaatgttttactcagaaatcacacCTTGTgatacatcaaagaattcacacaggagagaagccatttttatgtccagaatgtgggaaatgttttactttcaaaTACTCTCTTATTAGACATAAAAAAacgcacacaggagagaaactattttcatgtgcagaatgtgggaaatgttttactcacaaATCACACCTTGTgatacatcaaagaattcacacaggagaaaagccattttcatgtcctgaatgtgggaaatgttttcctgAGAAATCATCTCTTGTGAGTCATCAAcggattcacacaggagagaagccattttcatgttcagaatgtggaaaatgttttactcataaGCATTCTCTTGTTATACATCAAAGAAATCAcagaggagagaagccatttttatgtccagaatgtgaaaaatgttatACCAATAAATCAcagcttgttaaacatcaaaaaattcacacaggagaaaaatgtgaaaaatgtggaaaatgttttacgcgGAAATCTattcttgttgaacatcaaagaactcacaaagtaaagaaaccattttcatgttcagaatgtggaaaatgttttactttgaaATCaattcttgttcaacatcaaagaactcacacaggagagaagccattttcatgttcagaatgtgggagatgttttacccatgaatcacatcttgttaaacataaaaaagcgcacacaagaaaaacgccattttcatgttcagaatgtgagaaatattttatatCTAAATCATATCTTGTCATACATCAAAgatctcacacaggggagaaaccattttcatgttcagaatgtgggaaatgttttacagagAAATCAATTCTAGtgaaacatcaaagaactcacacaggagagaagccattttcatgttcagaatgtggtaaatattttactcagaaatcaataCTTATCAgacatctaagaattcacacaggagagaagcctttttcttgttcagaatgtggaaaactttttactcAGAAACCAcaccttgttaaacatcaaatgactcacacaggaaagaagccgttttcatgttcagaatgtgggaaatgttttactgagaaatcaccACTTATCAAACATctgaaaattcacacaggagagaagacaattgagagcaataaatga